A section of the Sporosarcina sp. ANT_H38 genome encodes:
- a CDS encoding YrhA family protein: MWNIKLEEIIEEKNLYGEQVNTGASEVELAKFMKNVKEELQKDLPSEYNNVLKAINGLEFNGFILYGIDEVLLEKKPNQHINGLISFNQIWYENEDQKKYLFLGESNISWYVYDTNKEQYIELDNPSGREMVEFKKFDEMLEKILSDSLL, encoded by the coding sequence ATGTGGAATATCAAATTAGAAGAAATAATAGAGGAGAAAAATTTATACGGCGAGCAAGTAAATACAGGCGCTAGTGAAGTAGAGTTAGCTAAATTTATGAAAAATGTTAAGGAAGAGTTACAAAAAGACTTACCAAGTGAATATAATAATGTTTTGAAGGCAATAAATGGTTTAGAGTTTAATGGGTTTATTCTATATGGAATAGATGAAGTATTATTAGAAAAAAAACCGAACCAACATATTAATGGATTAATTTCTTTTAATCAGATATGGTATGAAAATGAAGACCAGAAAAAATATTTGTTTTTAGGAGAAAGTAATATCAGTTGGTATGTATATGATACAAATAAAGAGCAATATATTGAATTAGATAATCCATCAGGGCGAGAAATGGTTGAGTTCAAAAAATTTGATGAAATGCTTGAAAAGATATTGTCAGATTCATTATTATAA
- a CDS encoding T7SS effector LXG polymorphic toxin, which produces MKIVDVDLFQDGLQRNITMLDRLSGEMEAIHHTVEGLVQMEEQFKGAGGNAIRSFYQECHLPFLHYFQLFSEQFKQVLQQMEAALHSLEPDSAGFILEQFLEGELEQGLTLIGHLTTSLTDEANSIMDQVSDIVGLPHLDDSGVQEGVIRSKRKRDETISQLYEFDATQTSALNPFEQDLQTMNTWLTDMEGLFQAGVKDITFVQSQWNVLTFRSEIRTELFPKVYLNPSDLWIKEQEQLIGTMITAATFQTLEGKKVTTIEENLEENIKYHEYENGLLIKEYIVGKTVFYEVVSKVEYKVEEIVKVDKPKENKLLDYFQVGLDIAGLVPVFGEAADGVNGVIYAARGDELNAALSFGAMIPVAGWASTGGKLALKGNDLNQVSKVVSTEKMASIYSPIYQDVVNSPLGKTQNQLDFLTNTHYQLGTPNALAFNMPFAKTDIPTSIKSGDVDVKVEIKNVDVGAKGTGNVIEGGTKVDFAGKLRGLNVTLEGIKTKEIVYVKRDRTELESLRKEFDNSIRKQFLSDLSKNTNILKDAGFSDVDLLKLQKGRVPDGWQVHHKVPIDDSGTNSFNNLILIQNEPYHKVITNFQNSFAKQLAPGEKQIVDWPFPEGKLYPEKR; this is translated from the coding sequence ATGAAAATAGTAGATGTAGATTTATTTCAGGATGGGCTGCAGCGCAACATTACTATGTTGGACAGGCTAAGCGGTGAGATGGAAGCGATCCACCATACAGTGGAGGGTCTAGTTCAGATGGAGGAACAATTTAAAGGAGCGGGAGGTAATGCCATTCGTTCCTTTTACCAGGAATGTCATTTACCATTTCTTCATTATTTTCAGTTGTTTTCAGAACAATTCAAACAAGTGCTTCAACAGATGGAGGCAGCACTTCATTCACTCGAACCAGATTCGGCAGGCTTCATACTAGAACAATTCCTAGAAGGAGAACTGGAACAGGGACTTACGCTAATTGGTCATCTCACCACTAGTTTGACGGATGAGGCAAACAGTATCATGGATCAGGTGAGTGATATTGTCGGACTGCCTCACTTAGATGATAGCGGAGTGCAGGAGGGAGTCATTCGTTCAAAGAGAAAACGTGATGAAACCATCTCACAACTTTATGAATTTGACGCAACCCAGACTTCCGCACTGAATCCCTTTGAACAAGATTTGCAGACGATGAACACGTGGCTTACGGATATGGAGGGACTGTTCCAAGCAGGGGTCAAGGACATAACCTTCGTCCAGAGCCAATGGAATGTTCTGACGTTTAGAAGTGAAATTAGAACGGAACTATTCCCAAAAGTGTACTTAAATCCTAGCGACTTATGGATAAAGGAACAAGAACAGCTGATCGGCACGATGATTACTGCGGCCACTTTTCAAACCCTTGAAGGGAAAAAAGTAACTACTATTGAAGAAAATCTAGAGGAAAATATAAAATATCATGAGTATGAAAATGGTTTACTTATTAAAGAGTATATTGTAGGCAAAACAGTTTTCTATGAAGTTGTTTCCAAAGTTGAATATAAAGTAGAAGAAATCGTTAAAGTCGACAAACCGAAAGAAAACAAATTACTAGATTATTTTCAGGTTGGATTAGATATTGCAGGGCTTGTACCCGTTTTTGGTGAAGCAGCAGATGGCGTAAATGGTGTTATCTATGCGGCGAGGGGGGATGAATTAAATGCGGCCCTTTCTTTTGGAGCGATGATTCCAGTTGCTGGTTGGGCAAGTACGGGTGGGAAATTAGCCTTAAAAGGAAATGATTTAAATCAAGTAAGTAAAGTGGTAAGTACAGAGAAGATGGCGTCCATCTATTCCCCAATTTACCAGGATGTCGTCAACAGTCCACTGGGAAAAACTCAAAATCAACTAGATTTCTTAACTAACACACATTACCAATTGGGTACGCCAAATGCCCTTGCATTCAATATGCCATTTGCAAAAACGGATATTCCTACGAGTATCAAAAGTGGAGATGTCGATGTTAAGGTTGAAATAAAGAATGTGGATGTTGGGGCTAAGGGTACGGGTAATGTTATTGAAGGAGGGACAAAGGTCGATTTTGCAGGAAAACTTCGAGGGTTAAATGTTACTCTAGAAGGAATAAAAACAAAAGAAATAGTATATGTAAAACGAGATAGAACAGAATTAGAAAGCTTAAGAAAAGAGTTTGATAATTCGATAAGAAAACAATTTTTGAGCGACTTATCAAAAAATACAAATATTTTAAAAGATGCAGGTTTCTCTGATGTTGATTTATTAAAATTACAAAAAGGTAGAGTTCCTGATGGTTGGCAAGTTCATCATAAAGTACCAATAGATGATAGCGGAACAAATAGTTTTAATAACCTAATATTAATCCAGAATGAACCTTATCATAAAGTTATAACAAATTTTCAAAATAGCTTTGCAAAGCAACTAGCTCCAGGTGAAAAACAAATAGTTGATTGGCCATTTCCTGAAGGGAAATTGTATCCTGAAAAACGTTAG
- a CDS encoding cell wall hydrolase, translating to MPRVKYRDADIDLMARMMRAEAEGEGKQGMLYVGNVIVNRAVADCLDFNDVRTIEDVIFQIQGGNYSFEAVQKGNLFYQRARSSEKRLAKQTLDNWRQHPAKFALWYFNPYAPCPPTWYGQPFTGQFKDHCFYEPAAGTCESVYNG from the coding sequence ATGCCAAGAGTTAAATACCGGGATGCAGACATTGATTTAATGGCAAGGATGATGAGAGCAGAAGCCGAGGGTGAAGGAAAGCAAGGGATGTTATATGTTGGCAATGTAATTGTTAATCGTGCTGTAGCAGATTGTTTAGATTTTAACGATGTAAGAACAATTGAAGACGTCATTTTTCAGATACAAGGAGGAAATTATTCTTTTGAAGCTGTTCAAAAAGGGAATTTATTTTACCAAAGAGCAAGATCTTCTGAAAAAAGATTAGCAAAACAAACTTTAGATAATTGGAGACAACATCCAGCGAAATTCGCCCTTTGGTATTTTAATCCATACGCCCCTTGCCCTCCAACATGGTACGGTCAACCTTTTACTGGTCAATTTAAAGATCATTGTTTTTATGAACCAGCAGCCGGGACATGTGAAAGTGTTTATAACGGTTAG
- the smpB gene encoding SsrA-binding protein SmpB: protein MAKGQGKVVAVNKKANHDFAIEETIEAGIVLQGTEIKSIRTSKVQLKDAFIRIRNNEAWITNMHISPYDHGNQFNHDPLRSRKLLLHKKQISKLIGQTKEQGSAIVPIKMYLKDGFAKVLIGVGKGKKDYDKRQDLKKKDAKREIDRALRDRQKY, encoded by the coding sequence ATGGCGAAAGGCCAGGGGAAAGTAGTCGCAGTCAATAAAAAGGCGAATCATGATTTTGCAATAGAAGAAACGATCGAGGCGGGTATTGTTCTACAAGGTACTGAAATCAAATCAATTCGTACTAGTAAAGTCCAGCTGAAGGATGCGTTTATAAGAATCCGTAATAACGAAGCATGGATTACCAATATGCACATTAGTCCATATGACCATGGAAACCAGTTCAATCATGATCCACTGCGTTCTAGGAAACTGTTGCTCCACAAAAAGCAGATTAGCAAACTAATCGGGCAAACGAAAGAACAAGGATCTGCTATAGTGCCAATCAAGATGTATTTAAAAGACGGCTTTGCAAAAGTGTTAATTGGTGTTGGTAAAGGGAAGAAAGATTATGATAAACGCCAAGATCTCAAGAAGAAAGATGCGAAACGTGAAATCGATCGTGCGCTTAGAGATAGGCAGAAATATTGA
- the rnr gene encoding ribonuclease R yields the protein MQLDSLEQDIQQKLLSLMKEESYKPLTVQEIQEVMGFEQAAEFKELVKMLVDLEQKGHIIRSKANRYGVPEGMNLLRGKFIGHAKGFGFVAPDVEGMDDVFIPPHEVNGAMNGDTVLIRVVNATSAGRREGAITRVVERKTTKVVGMYQNNKGFGFVVPDDKKLPMDVFIGKGDSLDAVDGHKVVVEITDWPIDGKSATGKVTQILGHRNDPGVDILSIIHKHGIDVDFPQEVLEQTNNISDVVQEKDLFNRRDLREEVTITIDGADAKDLDDAISVVKNGDGSYLLSVHISDVSYYVKENTPMDEDAFDRGTSVYLTDRVIPMLPHKLSNGICSLNPGVDRLTLSCAMTIDRNGRVINHEIFESVIRSKERMTYTDVYKIIEEKDVELSAKYEHIVPMINEMAELAAILKQKRIDRGAIDFDFKESKVLVDEKGWPTDVVIRERTVAEKLIEEFMLAANETIAEHFHWLKLPFIYRIHEDPKEEKLQRFFEFLTNFGIVVKGTGNRVHPRALQEIVESIAGLPEETVISTMLLRSMQQAKYFEESLGHFGLSTDFYTHFTSPIRRYPDLIVHRLIRTYLIEKDVSGQTVAHWSARLSEIATHTSERERRAVEAERDTESLKKAQFMLDKIGEEFEGVISSVTNFGMFIELENTIEGLVHVSLMTDDYYRFDDRQMMMIGERSGKQFRLGDEVTVKVIGVKPEESTIDFEIVGMKQVFRRTRKETPKVIHAKKKEVGNKTIEKSKDKKKTGTFNKKKKFYEGAAKKASNKPKPKKKK from the coding sequence ATGCAATTGGATAGCTTAGAGCAAGACATTCAGCAAAAATTGCTGTCTCTAATGAAGGAAGAATCGTATAAGCCACTAACTGTACAAGAAATCCAAGAAGTAATGGGATTTGAACAGGCGGCGGAGTTCAAGGAACTAGTGAAAATGCTTGTAGACCTTGAACAAAAAGGGCATATTATTCGCTCGAAAGCAAACCGTTATGGTGTACCGGAAGGCATGAATCTCCTGCGTGGTAAATTCATCGGGCATGCAAAGGGCTTCGGTTTTGTAGCTCCAGATGTAGAAGGAATGGATGATGTATTCATCCCACCACATGAAGTGAATGGTGCTATGAACGGGGATACTGTCCTCATACGTGTCGTTAACGCTACATCAGCCGGTAGACGTGAAGGGGCAATTACACGTGTCGTGGAGCGCAAAACGACAAAAGTAGTTGGCATGTACCAGAACAATAAAGGCTTCGGTTTCGTTGTTCCTGATGATAAAAAATTACCTATGGACGTTTTCATCGGTAAAGGAGATTCACTTGATGCGGTTGACGGTCACAAAGTCGTTGTTGAAATAACAGACTGGCCAATTGACGGGAAGTCAGCAACAGGTAAGGTGACACAAATCCTTGGCCATAGAAATGATCCTGGAGTGGATATCTTATCCATTATCCACAAACATGGTATTGACGTAGATTTTCCTCAAGAAGTATTAGAACAAACGAACAATATCTCGGATGTAGTTCAGGAGAAGGATTTGTTCAATCGTCGTGATCTACGGGAAGAAGTTACGATTACAATAGACGGTGCAGATGCCAAAGACCTGGATGATGCTATTTCTGTAGTGAAAAATGGTGATGGTAGCTATCTGTTGTCTGTCCATATTTCGGATGTCAGCTATTATGTGAAAGAAAATACACCGATGGATGAAGATGCTTTTGACCGTGGAACAAGTGTCTACTTAACGGACCGCGTTATTCCAATGCTACCACATAAATTATCGAATGGTATTTGTTCATTGAACCCTGGTGTGGATAGGCTTACATTGTCATGTGCAATGACGATTGACCGCAATGGGCGAGTGATTAATCACGAAATTTTTGAAAGTGTCATACGCTCGAAGGAACGGATGACGTATACGGACGTCTATAAAATCATTGAAGAAAAAGATGTGGAACTGTCTGCGAAATATGAGCACATTGTTCCGATGATTAACGAGATGGCAGAACTGGCGGCTATTTTGAAGCAGAAAAGGATAGACCGAGGAGCGATTGATTTCGATTTCAAGGAATCTAAAGTTCTTGTCGATGAAAAAGGTTGGCCTACAGACGTTGTCATCAGGGAACGTACCGTTGCGGAAAAACTGATTGAGGAGTTCATGCTTGCAGCGAATGAAACGATTGCGGAACATTTTCATTGGCTCAAACTGCCGTTCATCTATCGAATTCATGAAGATCCAAAAGAAGAGAAATTGCAACGATTCTTTGAGTTTTTAACCAATTTTGGAATTGTTGTGAAAGGAACGGGTAACAGAGTCCATCCACGTGCGTTACAGGAAATTGTTGAATCGATTGCAGGTTTACCTGAAGAGACAGTCATTTCTACAATGCTTCTTCGCTCGATGCAACAGGCTAAGTACTTCGAAGAAAGTCTGGGTCATTTTGGACTATCAACAGATTTTTATACGCATTTCACATCGCCAATTCGCCGTTACCCTGACTTAATCGTCCATCGATTGATTCGAACTTATTTGATTGAAAAAGACGTATCGGGACAGACAGTGGCACATTGGAGTGCTAGATTGTCCGAAATTGCAACGCATACTTCTGAACGTGAACGTCGTGCGGTTGAAGCGGAACGCGATACGGAGTCACTGAAAAAGGCACAGTTCATGCTCGACAAAATCGGGGAAGAATTCGAAGGCGTTATTTCGTCCGTTACGAATTTCGGTATGTTCATCGAATTGGAAAATACAATCGAAGGACTTGTCCATGTCAGTCTTATGACTGATGATTATTATCGTTTTGACGACAGACAAATGATGATGATTGGAGAACGTTCTGGCAAGCAATTCAGGCTTGGCGACGAAGTAACCGTGAAAGTTATTGGTGTGAAACCTGAAGAATCGACAATCGATTTCGAAATAGTAGGGATGAAACAAGTCTTCCGTCGTACACGTAAAGAAACGCCGAAAGTCATCCATGCTAAGAAAAAAGAAGTTGGCAATAAGACTATAGAAAAGTCGAAAGATAAGAAGAAAACTGGTACTTTCAATAAAAAGAAAAAGTTCTATGAAGGTGCAGCGAAAAAAGCGAGTAATAAACCTAAGCCTAAAAAGAAAAAGTAA